The nucleotide sequence TGTAAGTATGCTTCCTTCGCTTTTCCACGTGCCTAACAAATCAAGGGTAAACCAAATATTATTTTCTTGGCCTTTAAGTTTCCATGCCTCTGTTTGTATCGCTTCACCATCAGATTTATATTCTATGGAAAGATCCACAACAAATATTACGTCTTTAGTAATAATATCTTCAAAAGGCTCACATACCCATTTTCCATGTATTGCATTAGGTTTATCTGCTGCACATATGTTAGTTGAAAAGACAAGAATAAAAACAATTAAGGAGCACAGTTTCATATGATTCTCTAAATGGCTAACGCCTCACTAAGAGGCAAATAATAGTTGGTTAAAATAAGCGACGAAGGAGCAAAAACCAACTGTTATTTGTCCTTTTGAGTGACTTGTTAGCCATCATTTTCCCAGTCGTATTCATCATCTTCATCTTCATACCCAATTGCTTTTTTGATTGCTTCATATTCATTCTTATCAAAAAACGAATCAATTATTTCATCACCAACTAAAACCCAATTGATATTATTATTAGCTAATAATAGTTGCCAGTCATGAATAATTAGCCAATCTCTTGTATGCCCCCAAATATTAGAAAGGTACTTTCTGTCTTTACAAACTTGAGCATAATTTTGTGGAATAATTCTGTTTAATTCTGATGCTTTCTTAATACCTACAGAGTTTATTTCACTAATTAATTCTTTTATATCTGCCTTATGTACTACAGGTTCTAATTCTAATTCGTTTGTTTTAAACCAATTCTCGATAAATTGAGGAAGTGTGATTGAATCCAGATCATAATCAAGGTTACCTTGAGTAGTGTCGGCATGTACTTTCTCTATGTATGCATCAATTTCGCTGGATATTTCACTAAACCCTTTATCAGCAATTTCTAACATGCCTGCATAGAGGAAAAGTTTTCTCTCTATTTCTGGAGGTAACTTCCCAGTAAATTTATAATTGCTATCATGAGCCAATTCAGCCCAAGCATGTTGCAATACTGTGCGCACTTGGATTTCAAATTTTAAATTTGAAAGGTTAGCAAACTCAGGAAGGCATGCTCTTGCTTGGCCTATATCACAAACAAAGTGAACTGACCTATAACCAATTTGATCAACAGACAATTTTTCATCTTGGTTTAATGAGTTAGCGAGATCAACGTTAAATGCACTATTGATTAAATCAGATATTTTATTAATGTCTGATTCAAAATAGGCAACAATACGAATTCCCGACAAGTCAGTGAGTTGCTTTGCTGGGTCTTTATAAGATTTTCTTTCAATTTTTTCTAAAACACTTTCCTTAGTTTTAGAACGACCTGAAACAGTTAAATATTCAATCTCATTTGTTTTAAGCAAGTTTTCAATTATAGAAATAATTGTATCTTTCAATCTTGCGTGTCTAGGTAGTATTTCATCTACCCATGCTTCATATTTACTCATACCTTTCCATGATGGCTAACGCCCCATTAAGAGGCTTTTAATTGTTGGTTAAAATGTGAAGCGAAGCGGAACCTAACCAACTGTTAAAAGTCCTGCTTGAATGGCTTGTTATATTTTTTTAGCAACCAATTCTATTTTATACATTTCTTCTGGCTCTCTACCAACGACAATATATGCAGTTTCATTTAGCGTAGTGCTAACATTCGCTATTTTGTATTTATTGAATACACCGTTTTCGAACCTATTTAACTTAGCCGAAAAACTAACCTTACTAGAATCTATCTCTGGCGTGATTTTAATTTCCAATAGTTCATTAGCAGTTATAGTGCTCTGAAGACCCGTTTCAGTTCGTATAACCTCAGACTTTACTAGTTTATTATTAAAATAAAATTTAACGTCCACCTCAAGTGATTCCGCATTTACAAAAAACGATGCTACCGAAAGAAGTGCTATCCCTAATTTTTTCATCTGACTATCCTTAAAAATATAACGCCACGTTAAGCGGCAAAAAATTGTTGGCTAAAATGTTGAACGGAGTGAAAACAGCCAACTGTTTTTTGTCCGTTTGAACGCCTTGTTAGTTTCGGTTACACCTAGCTATTTGATTTACCTAGATTAAGCTCTATGTTATCGGGCTTAATTGAAACATTTGGCAATTCTACTTCATCTAGGTGTTTGTGGTAGCCATCTACATCGCAATTCGCAACCTCAATTAGTTTTGAAGCTAATGCTAACAATCCGCCTTTGTCACCAGAAAGGTAAACAGTATTGTTATTAACATCTAGTTCAATGCAACCACAATGTTCTTTTTCGCTAAACGGTATACCGTTTTTATTAATAACAAATTTGTGGGCAAACTCTACTTCTTTCATTAGAAACCTAACGCCCTAATAATGGGCAAAAAATTGTTGGCTAAAATGTTGAGGAACGAAAACAGCCAACTGTTTTTTGTCCTTATTTATTAGCTTGTTATGTGTACTTTACACCTAGCTAATCCAATGGCCTATTAATATTAACGCTATAATAGAATACAAAAATATCAGCCTTACCGAGTTAAACCTAAACAAGAATTCATAGCCACAAACAGGACATAACCTTCTGGTGTATTGAGGTGATACGTATTCTTGCTTCGGTGAAACATTGCTTTCACATTTTGGGCACTTCAATTGGTTTCACTCTTTAATTATTAAACTCGAAATAGGTTAAGAGCTTAATTTATCCTGTACACATAACAGCTTATTATGGAGACTTCTCAGTAATGTCCGTCCCATAAATATTATTTAATTGACATTAATATCCCATAATTTCATAGCTTTAGGAAATATAAACTTTGTATTTTTGTCAGAACATGGGTATTACTGAGACTTCTCAGTAATACCCAATATAAGATTTATCATTATTACCTATAATATCAATAAATTAGAAGTTAAGCAGAATATTTTCTGTTTGTTACTAAGACTTCTCAGTAATAAGACACGAATAATTCATTAGAAAATATATCGCAAAAAACTTATCTCTAACGTCAGCAATGCGCACAAAGTTAGCATTAATAATTTGATGATGAACGACCGCTTTGGTGGCTTTGTTGACTATCAAGATGAAGGTAGCTCAACGTCTAATGAATACTAAAATCAGCTCAAAAATCTATTGATGCTAACGTCCGCTATCGTATCAAAGCGGTCTATCTTCCTCTAATTTCCAAACCACACCTACCTGAGCTACCAAACAATAAAGTTTCAATCTTTATTGTCACTACTTAGTGACATCACAGAGCATGGGGTTTTATAAAGTTTAAACTTTATTGTTTCCTTACTCTTTTGGCATGACCGATAAATAGGCCATGCAAGAGAAAAAATTCTAATCTCTATTGTTCTCCCACATTAATTTTACTATTGATCAGTGTTAATAAGAGACAATCTTACTTGCGAAATACTCGATTTTCCCATCAGAAATGTAATCTTGCGCCGCTATAATTTGCAGCTCTCTTTCGGCTAATGCTTTTGTTTTACTGACAATGTCATAAACACTTTGATTGGTTTTTTCAAAAGCTTCAATCGGGCTTTTTGTTTTCAATAGGTTGCCGGTGAACAACGATGTCGTTAAATCACCCACACCAATAACGGGTATCGAAAAGTCAATTAAAGGACGCTCTATCAAATAGACTCCTTCCTCGGTCGCCATCAGCATGCTGTAGTTGGATAAGGATTTATAATGCAGATGTTTAACTAAGACAATACTCGGGCCCATAGCGCATGCTTTATCACAAGCCGCTATAGCACTGTCTAAATCATTAATTGCTATTCCTGTAATTTGAGATAACTCAAATTGGTTCGGGGTGATCACTTGGGCTGCAGGAATTAGATACTTACAGAGCATTTCTGCAACGTCGTCAGTAACGAAACAGCCTTTATTTTCGTCTCCCATTACAGGGTCACAAACATACAAATAATCGGGATTAACGGTTTTTATACGCTGAATATTGTCCAATATTTCTGATGCTTGATTAGCACCACCTAAATAGCCAGAAATAACCGCTGAAATATTAGGAAATACGTTAATATTCTCTAAGCCGTTAAACAATGAGGTGATTTCGCCTTGCGCAAGCACAGTACCGGTCCAGCCTTGCTTATACTGAGTATGATTAGAAAATTGCACCGTATTGATAGGCCAAACATTAAAGCCGAGTCGTTGTAACGGAAAAACCGCCGCTGAATTGCCGGCACAACCATAAACCACATGGGATTGAATCGAGATAATACCACGCATAATAGCGTCCTTATTTATTGATTATTCATTAAAATAGTTATATTTATTAGTATTTAACTATTTTAAAAGCTAAAAACTAGAAATTCTCGTTAGAGCGTACGTTCATACAACCGGTACAAAGCATCCCACCAACCAACACTCTAGCCGTTCAAGATTAAGTGAGTGTAAATACCGGCTGCATAACCGACGGCAATGACTGGCGTCCACCGTAAATGACTCATAAAGGTGTACTGCCCTTTTGCGCTCCCCATTAAAGCAACGCCGGCAGCCGAGCCTACTGATAGCAAGCTACCTCCTACGCCACAGGTAAGAGTTATTAATAACCACTGATTTACATCCATTTGTGGTTGCATACTCAATACAGAAAACATCACCGGAATGTTGTCTATGACTGCTGAGATTGCGCCCAATGCTACATTGGTTTGAGTAGCCCCCCACGTGCCATACATGTAATCAGACGCTAAGCTCATATAGCCAATAAATGTTAAAGCGCCAACACTAAACATGACCCAAAGAAAAATAATAAAGTGTCCCATTCTGCAGAACGAACGTCTTCAAAAATATCATACTTAGGCTCGCCATCAACGCGAGTTCGTCTCAGGTGATATGTTAAGAACATTAATAGAGACATTCCCATCATCATGCCCATAAAAGGGGGTAAACCTAAAAATTGTTCAAACGTTATTGCCATCGTAATACTCAAAAGGCCCAAAAAAATAGTTCGCTTACCGCCTCGGGCCATTGCTGTATGCTCTTTCATTGGCATTGGCACACCACTTGGCACAAAAAAGCTCATTATCAAACAAGGGATCAAATAGGTAACCAATGCAGGGATAAAGAGTGAAAAAAATTGACTAAATTCAACCTGACCTGATTGCCAGACCATTAACGTTGTTATATCGCCAAATGGACTAAATGCACCGCCAGCATTAGTTCCGCAGACAATATTCACCATAGTTACACTAACAAATGTCGGTTTATGAACACCAATGGCCAGTACAACACTGCCCATCACCAATGCTGTGGTTAAATTATCAGCAATCGGTGAAAGAAAAAACGTGATCAGTCCGGTAACCCAAAATAATTGACCGTAACTCAGCCCAAGGCTGACTAACCAAGATCGCATGCTTGCAAATACGTTTGTCTTATTAAGCACGCTAATGTAGGTCATAGCACACAGGAGAAAAAGCAATAGACTGGAGTATTCATCTAAGCCGTGATTTATAGCTTTGTGAAGTTGCTCTTTATTCACGCCATATTGTGGTGCGGCATAAGCAATGACTAACCAAATAATGCCCGCGCCTAACATGACAGGTTTAGATTTACGTAACTGGGTTTTTTCCTCTGAGATCACTAACACATAAGATAATAAAAAAACCACTAAGCAAAATATCCCTTTAGGATCAGTTGCAAGTTCAGCAAGTAAATGTGCTCTTGGTTCAATGGCAAGAGCACCGAAAGATATCGTAACTAGCATAATGCATAAAGCGGTAACGACCGATAATCGCAGCCAAGGTAATTCGTTCATTTTACTGTCGGCGTTCATCGGTCGTTTTTGCATTAATCATTCTCACTGACTTAGAACGAATAAGAAATATTCGCTATGATATGGTTATCAGCCTGCCCGTCGGTATTATCAAGCTTAGCCGCCGAACTGGTTTGTGTTACAGCAAGTCCAAGGTTAAATTTCCCCATGTCATATGCCAAACCAGCTCCCCACCAATTGTAAGAATGGCCAAAGTTAGAACGGTCATAATGCCCAACTTCCATATTCAGAGACAACTTTTCAATTAACTCATAATCAGCCGTCCCCTGATACCAAGTACCTTTTTCGCCACTGGCAACTTGATCATTTGAATAACCAATTTTTGCGCCAAAATGACCATAGCTTGCGCCTAAAATAAATTCACCGTAATCAAAGTCATTTTCTAGAGCGTCTTCAATACCAGGGTAATCATAATAGACATAACTGGCGTCTAAACTTAAGCCTTCAAATAACTCAAAGCTGTATCCTAAGTACAAATCAACTTCAAAGTCAGCGCCGTCTTCTTCCTGTCCACGCGGTACGTAATCAACATTGGAAACCCAAACTCCGGTGTAAACACCATTATTCCAGCCATAATCGACGGACAATTGTACCGCAGGGTTATCTTCAGTCTGACTAACACCTTTGCTGACGTAGTTAGAGACAATATCTACACTCGAGCTAAAGCCCTTATACCCATCCCAACGCTGCCATTCCTTGCGCTCAAATACATCTGAACGTGAGCTGAAACTCAAAACAAAACCCGGATCCGTCACTTTCGTTAAATCTAGCCCATTCATTTCGCCGAGTGAATCAAAGAGTTTATCTCCACGTTGACTGGTGTCATGGTACATAAGCGAAATAGCAAAGGGGCCAAAACGTTTGCTTACTCCCACAGAATGATAACTGTAGCTATCACCTAAAAGCTTGTCAGCATCATGAAAGCCAAACATACCGTCTATGGTATAACCAAGCCCAATCGGATAATGCCCCGTTAATTCATAGGCAACACTGTCTTCTTTGAGGGTGTACCTGTCATGTCCATAATCAATTCTGAAACGAAAAAGTTCAGCATAAAGCAGTTCTGCATATACCTCCTCGTAACTTGAACTTTCAGCGGTAGATCCTGGAAAGTTAAGATAATGGCCACTGACTCTGGCTTGCCAATTATCATCAAGCTGCCATTCATAACCAATAAAACCACGAAGCGAGACAGATAAATCACGGTCAGCTAAGCCATTGGCAACAAAATCAATCGTTTTTGCGCGAAAGCCTCCCCCCCAACCTGATGGATCACGATAAATCATCGCCGCTTGCACGCCAGGATCACCTAAGGTGCGACTAAAACCATGCTCAATATCATCGCTTGAAAGCGTACCATAAATGCTCCAACGCTCATCTTCTTTACTATCAGCATCAGCAACGTCTTTAGCTTGAATCGATGTCGCCAGCGTAAGACCTAGGAGTGCAATAAGCGTTGGTGAAAGTTTAAACCGAACATCATTTTTTAAGCACGGATACCGCATAAGTCACCTCCTTATTGCATTCATTAACACTTAACCCATGTATTTCTGCTTCAAAGCCAGGTACTTGAGTGCTTTGCTCACGTGCCATCGCTAAATAGTCAATAATCGGTTGGCATTTTTTGTTATATCGCTCGCCCGGCATAATCAACGGAATACCTGGAGGATAAGGCACAATCATTTCTGCCGCTATACGACCTTCTAATTCGTCAATTGAGACTAATTCAACCTCACCAGCAACCAGCTTATGGTAAGCTTGTGCAGGTGTCATCACTATATCGGGAAGCTCTGTATACACGTTATTCATTGCCTCTGGTGTTTTATGGTCGCGATAGAATGTATGTAAATTTTGACACAGCGTGCGCAAAGTCATATGGGTGTAAACATCTGGATACTTGCTAACCAGTGTAGGTAATGCTGATTCTACGTTGGCATTTGTGTCGTA is from Colwellia sp. Arc7-635 and encodes:
- a CDS encoding GTP pyrophosphokinase is translated as MSKYEAWVDEILPRHARLKDTIISIIENLLKTNEIEYLTVSGRSKTKESVLEKIERKSYKDPAKQLTDLSGIRIVAYFESDINKISDLINSAFNVDLANSLNQDEKLSVDQIGYRSVHFVCDIGQARACLPEFANLSNLKFEIQVRTVLQHAWAELAHDSNYKFTGKLPPEIERKLFLYAGMLEIADKGFSEISSEIDAYIEKVHADTTQGNLDYDLDSITLPQFIENWFKTNELELEPVVHKADIKELISEINSVGIKKASELNRIIPQNYAQVCKDRKYLSNIWGHTRDWLIIHDWQLLLANNNINWVLVGDEIIDSFFDKNEYEAIKKAIGYEDEDDEYDWENDG
- the pdxY gene encoding pyridoxal kinase PdxY is translated as MRGIISIQSHVVYGCAGNSAAVFPLQRLGFNVWPINTVQFSNHTQYKQGWTGTVLAQGEITSLFNGLENINVFPNISAVISGYLGGANQASEILDNIQRIKTVNPDYLYVCDPVMGDENKGCFVTDDVAEMLCKYLIPAAQVITPNQFELSQITGIAINDLDSAIAACDKACAMGPSIVLVKHLHYKSLSNYSMLMATEEGVYLIERPLIDFSIPVIGVGDLTTSLFTGNLLKTKSPIEAFEKTNQSVYDIVSKTKALAERELQIIAAQDYISDGKIEYFASKIVSY
- the nhaD gene encoding sodium:proton antiporter NhaD, which translates into the protein MGHFIIFLWVMFSVGALTFIGYMSLASDYMYGTWGATQTNVALGAISAVIDNIPVMFSVLSMQPQMDVNQWLLITLTCGVGGSLLSVGSAAGVALMGSAKGQYTFMSHLRWTPVIAVGYAAGIYTHLILNG
- the nhaD gene encoding sodium:proton antiporter NhaD codes for the protein MQKRPMNADSKMNELPWLRLSVVTALCIMLVTISFGALAIEPRAHLLAELATDPKGIFCLVVFLLSYVLVISEEKTQLRKSKPVMLGAGIIWLVIAYAAPQYGVNKEQLHKAINHGLDEYSSLLLFLLCAMTYISVLNKTNVFASMRSWLVSLGLSYGQLFWVTGLITFFLSPIADNLTTALVMGSVVLAIGVHKPTFVSVTMVNIVCGTNAGGAFSPFGDITTLMVWQSGQVEFSQFFSLFIPALVTYLIPCLIMSFFVPSGVPMPMKEHTAMARGGKRTIFLGLLSITMAITFEQFLGLPPFMGMMMGMSLLMFLTYHLRRTRVDGEPKYDIFEDVRSAEWDTLLFFFGSCLVLAL
- a CDS encoding TorF family putative porin; this translates as MRYPCLKNDVRFKLSPTLIALLGLTLATSIQAKDVADADSKEDERWSIYGTLSSDDIEHGFSRTLGDPGVQAAMIYRDPSGWGGGFRAKTIDFVANGLADRDLSVSLRGFIGYEWQLDDNWQARVSGHYLNFPGSTAESSSYEEVYAELLYAELFRFRIDYGHDRYTLKEDSVAYELTGHYPIGLGYTIDGMFGFHDADKLLGDSYSYHSVGVSKRFGPFAISLMYHDTSQRGDKLFDSLGEMNGLDLTKVTDPGFVLSFSSRSDVFERKEWQRWDGYKGFSSSVDIVSNYVSKGVSQTEDNPAVQLSVDYGWNNGVYTGVWVSNVDYVPRGQEEDGADFEVDLYLGYSFELFEGLSLDASYVYYDYPGIEDALENDFDYGEFILGASYGHFGAKIGYSNDQVASGEKGTWYQGTADYELIEKLSLNMEVGHYDRSNFGHSYNWWGAGLAYDMGKFNLGLAVTQTSSAAKLDNTDGQADNHIIANISYSF